From the genome of Halobacterium sp. R2-5:
CGGACACCCGATGGTGATGGACGACCACGACCACTGAGCGGCAGTCGCTCCACGTGCACCGCACGGCGGACGCCGTCGTTCACTCGGTGGCCGTGATCCGCCTGCATCCTGCCCGGTGGTAATCAGAGGGCGGTTTTATTGGGGAGGGCTCGCGACGTCAAGTCGAATGTACGACAAGATTCTGCTCTCGACCGACGGCACAGTCGCGTCCGAACAGGCCGAATCGCACGCCATCGACCTCGCGAACGCCCACGGCGCTGTCCTGCACGTCCTCTACGTCGTCGACGAGGACGTCGTGACCGCGTACAGCGGCGACGAGTACGTCGACGAAGCCGAGGGGCCCGAGCACGGCCTCGAAGAACACGGCGAGGAGACGCTCGCGGAACTCCGCGAGCGCGCG
Proteins encoded in this window:
- a CDS encoding universal stress protein: MYDKILLSTDGTVASEQAESHAIDLANAHGAVLHVLYVVDEDVVTAYSGDEYVDEAEGPEHGLEEHGEETLAELRERASEQGIDVETAIQHGQPAEAIVEVADEQDADLLVLGTKRRPDEYRALLGSVTDRVLRLTTRPATVVKTEVSE